From the Lathyrus oleraceus cultivar Zhongwan6 chromosome 3, CAAS_Psat_ZW6_1.0, whole genome shotgun sequence genome, the window TTCGAGTTGAAATCTTCTCTATTATCAGTCGCTCAACTAAAACAATTTCCAGGTAGCCCTATAGACGATCCTAACTTACATTTGTCAGTGTTTGTGCAGTACACAGACACAGTGAAAGCAAATGGTGTTAGTTAAGAAGCGATTAGACTACgtcttttccctttttccttaagagatagagctagatCTTGGATCCAGTGTCTACCTTCAAACTCAATAACCACATGGGACGAGTTGAAGGAAGTCTTCTtagcccgatattttccgccaagcaaaacagctatgttaagagctCAAATCAACAAATTTAAGCAAAAAGACAACAAATCTATTTTCGACGCTTGGGAACGATACAAGGACATGATGTGACTTTGTCCACATCATGGACTTGAAGAATGGATGATTATCCATACTTTCTATAATGGTTTGTTGTATAACACTAAGATGAATTTAAGTGTTACCGCTGGCGGTGCTGTAATGGACAAACCATATGACGAAGCTTATGAACTCATAGAGAACATGGATCAAAATCATTTTCAATGGGGAGGTGAACGTGTTGCTGTAGAAAAACCAACTCCGAAAGGAGGAATATACGAAGTTAATGGCATAGACCACGTCAATGCTAAAGTGGATGCGCTTAATCAAAAAATTGAAAGCTTGGCCATAACACCAGCAGTCGTCGTACCTGCCATAACACCAAACTGTGAATTATGTGGAACCCCTGGGCACACTAATATTGATTGTCAGTTATTGGCTGGTGTTCCCACCGACCAAATAAAATATGCCCAAGGAAACCCATATTCAAACACTTACAATCCTGACTGGAGAAACCATCCAAATTTTTCATATAAAAGTAACAATGCTTTATTTCCACCAAACCCAGCACCTGTTATTCCACCTGGCTATCAGAAAGGAGCCCCAGTTGCTCCATAAGCACCTAGAAAGTCAAATCTGgagatcatgatggaaaactttataaATGCCTAAGCTCAACAAAATAAAGAGTTTGCAAATCAAAATGCTCTTACGAGTGAACTGATGAAACAATTGTCAAATAAGTATGATGTTATGGCTACGCGTAAAAAAATGTTAGAAACCTAGATCTCTcaagtagcccaacaacaagcCGCAGTAGCAGCCATAGCTAGAGCATTTCCTGGTCAACCACAACTAAACCCAAAAGGCCACGCTAACACTATCACACTTCGTAGTGGAACAAAACTAGATGAATCAGTTGACCCAAGAATCCAAAATCCGGCCATGTATCAAAATTCTGGTAACGGATCCGAAAAGGTAAATGAACCAAACAATGATGGAAAAGAAGACAAAAACGGAGATGTAAAAGATAAAGAACCACCTTATATGCCTCTGCCACCATACAAACCATCTATACCTTATCCCTAAAGACTTGTTAAGTCTAAAAATGAAGGACGATTCAAGAAATTCGTAGAACTTCTGAAGCAACTTAATATCATTATATCATTCACAGAAGCCATTACGCAAATGCCTTCATATGCTAAATTCCTTAAAGAGATtctatccaataagaaaaagcTTGAGGATGGCGAAACCGTTATGCTTACTGATCGttcaccattttcactatgttttcgttgcttatccgacaagaaactAAGGATATTGAGACACTATGTatgcattatggtacctttacagttaattttcattctcgtaagttatttaagcaattttattaattgtcagttttattttgtgttttcaCGATTTTATACTTTGGTTGTCGTGTTTATGCTCTCCAGGTCCACGGATAAGATTCAATGGTTTCAATGTGTGAAAGTGGAAAGTTTCGGCATGTGAAAAAAGAAGATTTCCTAGttcaggaggcctgacacggccacccgtgtcagcctGACACTGCCCCGTGTCAGCCTGACACAGTCAGTGTCAGCCCAAAACGCTAATTTTACAATTTTTGGGCTTTTTCGTCGGGCTTAAGCTGTAGGGATGTTTTAGAGATTTCCACCTTCTGCTAAGGtattttcactatattaggagAGTTTCTACAATAGAACCAGGGGGATCTTAGAACGAGGCGAACACATAATTGTCAGGCAAtcaaggattacagagatcaaggaattcggagagcggaaggttttcatgagcggaagcgattaaagatcaaagtcatctaattacttgtaatgtgtattttttatcttgaatttgttttaaacaatatgagtagctaaaccccccaatgctatgagggtgtccctgatttagaattgtgatgactttgagtttatgattgcatttataatattattcttactgtaaccttttgatgtgtttaatgaTTTCTCTTTCAGACCAAACGAGATTGTtttatggttatcaattaggctggaccgccattaataaggttttcataaggttactctgcagtagatatcacctaggactagggataccctgtgTGAATCAaagcattcttgatataataaagcttaacttcaccccaattgcctatggacatagaaattatGGTAGAATGATTAAATGTTTTCTCATCAAagacttgggagaaaatacccttgagaactagtagtaattgatatttgttgatgcaatagtgactcagagttgttacatGGATAAATGATACACCTTCCATGACATTGTTCCTCATACCTTGAAAAcacttatttttattattattttcatttgcctttatttttataattttgaatttaaaaaccccaaatataattttttgtttagttgaacgatgaattgaactcaatattaacttgcagtccttgagttcgacattcggggaatttcccctttattactataacaggcaaaatagtacaTTTGCTATTTTTTTGATCACTTACTGCCTAGTATAGCGCTATTATTCAAAATAACATGCCTCCTAAAATGACGGACCCTGGTAGCTTTTCCATACCTTGTGTAATCGAAAAGTTTAGCATAGACAAAActctatgcgatttaggagccaGTGTTAGTCTAATTCCCTTATCCACATGCGAAAAACTCAACCTCGGAGAATTAAGACCAACAAAGATG encodes:
- the LOC127131366 gene encoding uncharacterized protein LOC127131366, producing the protein MNLSVTAGGAVMDKPYDEAYELIENMDQNHFQWGGERVAVEKPTPKGGIYEVNGIDHVNAKVDALNQKIESLAITPAVVVPAITPNCELCGTPGHTNIDCQLLAGVPTDQIKYAQGNPYSNTYNPDWRNHPNFSYKSNNALFPPNPAPVIPPGYQKGAPVAP